The Nitrosococcus watsonii C-113 genome includes the window GGCAGGTATTTTACAGTCTAATCGCTCTGGTGTTCACGGCGGCAATCACGCTTTCCATTGGGCAAGGTATCCGCTTGTTAATTGATCGCGGTTTTGCAACCCACTCAACGGATGTATTAACCCAATACGTTTCCATATTTTTTTTATTAGTTATTGCCCTTGCGATAGGTACATTCACACGCTATTACTGGGTGACATGGCTAGGCGAGCGGGTTATCGCCGACATTCGCCGTAGAGTATTTGACCACCTTATCGATTTACATCCTGGTTTTTTTGAAAAAAACCGCAGCCTGGAAATTCAATCACGATTAACGGCCGATATGACATTGCTCCAATCAGTGATTGGATCATCGGTATCATTCGCCTTGCGTAATTTTATCATGATGGTCGGTGGCATTATTTGGCTGTTTATCACCAATGCAAAATTAACCGCCATTGTCATGATCTGTGTGCCACTGGTAGTCATACCCATTTTGATATTCGGGCGGCGGGTACGCAAGTTATCCCGTCAAAGTCAAGAGAAAATTGCCATTGTGGGCGCATATATTGGCGAGATACTTGGGCAAATAAAAACAGTACAAGCCTACAACCATCAGGAAATAGATAAAAAAAATTTCCATTATCACGTTGAAGAGGCTTTTACCGTCGCTAAGAACCGAATCATACAACGCGCGCTACTGGTCACGCTGGTCATTATTTTAGTATTAGGCGCTGTCGGTTTAATGCTATTAATTGGTGGCATGGATGTCATTGACGGAAAGATTAGTGGTGGCGAGCTTGCCGCTTTTGTTTTTTACAGCGTCATCGTGGGTTCAGCCGTCGCTTCTATTTCCGAAGTTATCGGCGAACTGCAGCGTGCGGCTGGTGCTGCTGAACGCACTATAAACTTACTGGCTACGCCCAACGAAATACGGTCTCCAGCTAAACCCCAAACACTACCGCCGGTCTCCGGTAATATTGAAATTGAACATTTAAACTTTGCTTATCCTTCACGTCCAGATGTCCGTGTAATTAATGAGCTATCACTCACTATCAAAGCGGGGGAAACCCTAGCATTGGTGGGTCCATCAGGCGCGGGTAAATCCACCTTGTTTGATTTATTATTGCGTTTCTTCGATACGTACACGGGTTCTATCAAACTAGAGGGTGTCGATATTCGGCAACTCAATATCTCCAAGCTGAGGCAATGCTTTGCGCTGGTATCGCAAAATCCGGCTTTATTTCATGGCAGCATCATAGATAATCTCCGTTATGCTCGACCTGATGCGCTCGATACTGAAGTTGAAGCCGCGGCAAAAGCGGCCCATGCCCATGAATTCATTTGTGAACTGCCGCAAGGTTATCATACGCAACTAGGAGATGCTGGATTAGGACTATCAGGCGGTCAAAAACAACGGCTTGCCATTGCGCGGGCAATACTGGCGAATGCCCCTATTTTATTATTGGACGAAGCCACTAGCGCGCTGGATTCGCAAAGTGAATTCTGGGTTCAGCAAGCACTGGAAAAATTAATGGTTAACCGCACCACACTGGTCATTGCCCATCGGCTATCAACGGTAAAAACAGCCAATAGGATTGCCGTCCTCGATCAAGGACGCTTGGAAGCTTTAGGTTCCCATGCGGAATTAATGAAGTGCAGCGAACTATATTCAGAGCTAGCAACTTTGCAGTTTCAACATGGCTTCCATTAAAGATAATCTTGTCTTGATACGTGCTTAAATGGAAACTTCTTGTTGGAAAAGCCAGGCTTCTGGCCCTTGCTATCCAGTTAACTTTACCGGTGAAACAAAGCCGGGCGGTTTAACCGCTAATACGGAACATTGCAACTGCTCGAGAATGGCTTCAGCGGTATTCCCAATAAGCAAACCTGCGATACCCGTCCGGGCGACTGTACCCATCACCACCAAATCAGCATGTAGTTGCTTTGCTATGTCGGGTATAACAGCAGCGGCAGCCCCTCGACGCATATGAAATTCAGGGGAGAGATAGTCGCTAGTGTCTTTGCCGACACGCTCTATTAGCTGTTGCCGCAGGCGATTATAGGCGCTTTCATGACTTGAACGCACGCCTTCGACATAGGTCATGCTTGCCTTCTGCGGATCGTCGGCCCATGTGCGTAACATCGCCTCCGCCGGGGCATCCCAGATATGAACCACATGCAGCGCAGCAAAGTCTGAAAACGCGAGAGAACCGGATAAGTCAAGTATCTTCCGGTTGAGGTCCTGCTCTATTGCATCTGGCATATCCGGATTGAAATCAACGGCGGCGAGTATATGCTCGTATTTCGATTTTTCCTCCGCCCGTGTTAACCATACCGGGCAGGGACAATTGCGTAGTAACTGCATGTCGTCACTGCCAAATAACCGTTCGATAAAGCCTGGATTCTCAGCCGGTTTAATCAGCAGATCATAGTCGTTGCGTAAAACGGCCCGAATAACTTCGAGAAATGTTCTCCCCACCAGTACGTCCAGCCGAATACGGAGATGCTTCTGGTAAGGTTTGATCAACGCTTCGAGTTTTTTACGGCGCTCGTCCACCGTGGCGGTTTGCAGTTCATTGAATATCGAACCCCTACGCAGTATACCGACACCCGCCATGATAACCGGCGCCACATCTATGACAGTCAAATCCGCCTGATTGTTTTCCGCCAACGACACGGCTCGCATAATCGAAGCATCTTGAGCCACGGCGCCTTCGGATACGTAAAGAATATTTTTGAATAAGTTCATCCTAGTGGACCTCTCTATTCTGATAGAACCGGTGTTATATTCGGTGATATCTGTAACCGATAAAGCATCTTACGGTTCGCTTGTCTCATCTTCTAAAACGGGCCGGTAGCCTCGATCTCTCACGCCTTGAACCATCTCGTCGATCTCATCGGATGCTACATTGAGCATCTGCATCGCGGTGACACTAAGACGTAGACTCGACTC containing:
- a CDS encoding ABC transporter transmembrane domain-containing protein, yielding MTNKQSSIRPRWQTMKMAAIFIAPYKWQVFYSLIALVFTAAITLSIGQGIRLLIDRGFATHSTDVLTQYVSIFFLLVIALAIGTFTRYYWVTWLGERVIADIRRRVFDHLIDLHPGFFEKNRSLEIQSRLTADMTLLQSVIGSSVSFALRNFIMMVGGIIWLFITNAKLTAIVMICVPLVVIPILIFGRRVRKLSRQSQEKIAIVGAYIGEILGQIKTVQAYNHQEIDKKNFHYHVEEAFTVAKNRIIQRALLVTLVIILVLGAVGLMLLIGGMDVIDGKISGGELAAFVFYSVIVGSAVASISEVIGELQRAAGAAERTINLLATPNEIRSPAKPQTLPPVSGNIEIEHLNFAYPSRPDVRVINELSLTIKAGETLALVGPSGAGKSTLFDLLLRFFDTYTGSIKLEGVDIRQLNISKLRQCFALVSQNPALFHGSIIDNLRYARPDALDTEVEAAAKAAHAHEFICELPQGYHTQLGDAGLGLSGGQKQRLAIARAILANAPILLLDEATSALDSQSEFWVQQALEKLMVNRTTLVIAHRLSTVKTANRIAVLDQGRLEALGSHAELMKCSELYSELATLQFQHGFH
- a CDS encoding universal stress protein, which gives rise to MNLFKNILYVSEGAVAQDASIMRAVSLAENNQADLTVIDVAPVIMAGVGILRRGSIFNELQTATVDERRKKLEALIKPYQKHLRIRLDVLVGRTFLEVIRAVLRNDYDLLIKPAENPGFIERLFGSDDMQLLRNCPCPVWLTRAEEKSKYEHILAAVDFNPDMPDAIEQDLNRKILDLSGSLAFSDFAALHVVHIWDAPAEAMLRTWADDPQKASMTYVEGVRSSHESAYNRLRQQLIERVGKDTSDYLSPEFHMRRGAAAAVIPDIAKQLHADLVVMGTVARTGIAGLLIGNTAEAILEQLQCSVLAVKPPGFVSPVKLTG